One Salvia splendens isolate huo1 chromosome 22, SspV2, whole genome shotgun sequence DNA segment encodes these proteins:
- the LOC121786823 gene encoding zinc finger MYM-type protein 1-like: MSKRMKSHDSSSSSAPNDNTSPSNASASLAPPNVTVTPSNVSVSPTPSNVTVTPSNASVSLTRSVPLEEKELIYDVEKLNHDPAKRDSIMKYPPNERYASILVSLDNATEVTIKEYDIRLKASISCLRYLLRQGLGFRGHRENSESLNRGNFLELLKWLRTHNEVVSKVTLENAPRNCQLISPTIQKDIINCCAKETTKRIVEELGVDYFAILADESSDVSQKEQLSLCLRYVQRKTGQVVERFIGLAHVGDTTALSLRSAIISLLIEHSLSPSKIRGQGYDGASNMKSEIHGLKTLIMEDTPSAYYVHCFAHQLQLTLVAIAKTNNECAWLFDTIANLLNVVGVSCKRRELMKFKHKNLLKPWKLMNLKQGLDLEGCYVPHGRSKHFVQQVSYRHHFRIDVFIESDFSSFDKESVLKLATFYPSDFSSIDLRSLSCQLDIFMEDMRRDNDFQNLQDLSSLSMKLVETKRDVAYPFVFLLIKLILILLVATASVERVFSGMTFVNKL, from the exons ATGTCCAAAAGAATGAAATCTCATGATAGTTCAAGTTCTTCGGCTCCAAATGATAATACGTCTCCTTCAAATGCTAGTGCGTCTCTGGCTCCTCCCAATGTTACCGTGACTCCTTCAAATGTTAGTGTGTCTCCGACTCCTTCAAATGTTACCGTGACTCCTTCAAATGCTAGTGTATCTCTGACTCGAAGTGTCCCGTTAGAGGAAAAAGAATTGATTTACGATGTTGAAAAACTTAATCATGATCCTGCAAAAAGAGATAGTATAATGAAATATCCTCCAAATGAGCGATATGCA TCTATTCTTGTTTCTCTTGATAATGCCACCGAGGTGACCATCAAAGAATATGACATTCGCTTGAAGGCTTCAATTTCATGTTTGCGTTATCTACTGCGGCAAGGTTTGGGCTTTCGTGGACATAGAGAAAATAGTGAATCCCTTAACAGAGGAAATTTTCTTGAACTTTTGAAATGGTTAAGGACACATAACGAAGTTGTTTCAAAAGTGACTTTGGAAAATGCTCCTAGAAATTGTCAGTTGATATCTCCAACTATTCAAAAGGATATTATCAATTGTTGTGCTAAAGAAACAACTAAGCGTATTGTGGAAGAACTTGGTGTTGACTATTTTGCTATATTAGCTGACGAATCAAGTGATGTGTCCCAAAAGGAACAATTATCTCTTTGCCTACGCTATGTTCAAAGAAAAACAGGACAGGTAGTGGAAAGATTCATTGGTCTTGCTCATGTTGGTGATACCACAGCTTTATCTCTTAGAAGTGCAATCATATCATTGCTTATTGAACATTCATTGAGTCCATCTAAGATTCGAGGACAAGGATATGATGGGGCTAGTAACATGAAGAGTGAAATACATGGATTGAAGACTTTGATTATGGAAGATACTCCAAGTGCTTACTACGTCCACTGCTTCGCCCACCAACTTCAACTGACTCTTGTAGCCATTGCAAAAACGAACAATGAATGTGCTTGGCTTTTTGATACGATTGCAAATTTATTAAATGTTGTAGGAGTTTCTTGCAAGAGACGAGAATTGATGAAATTCAAGCACAAAAACTTGCTCAAGCCTTGGAAATTGATGAACTTGAAACAGGGTCTAG ATTTGGAAGGTTGTTATGTGCCTCATGGAAGATCAAAGCATTTTGTTCAACAAGTTTCCTATCGTCATCATTTTCGCATTGATGTGTTTATAGAG AGTGACTTCTCTTCTTTTGACAAAGAAAGTGTACTCAAACTTGCAACATTTTATCCTTCTGATTTTTCAAGCATTGATTTGAGGTCTCTTTCTTGTCAACTTGATATATTCATGGAGGATATGAGAAGAGATAATGACTTTCAGAATTTGCAAGATCTTAGTTCTCTTTCAATGAAGCTTGTTGAAACAAAGAGGGATGTGGCTTACCCCTTTGTCTTTTTGCTTatcaagttgattttgattcttcTAGTTGCTACTGCAAGTGTAGAGAGAGTATTTTCTGGAATGACGTTTGTGAATAAGTTGTGA